Proteins from one Palleronia sp. THAF1 genomic window:
- a CDS encoding peroxidase family protein, with protein MASIQKSREWKTEKYPVPDPDPDPALGLEPRQAFRFYCKDAADVPAIDGVGDKIKALADAMAEASLDQKDAAGESTMPPVFTYMGQFIDHDITANTDREDAPGTPEGAFNIDRPDIAPQSRDAAETVKLNLRKGRLELDSVYGDGPGQSPAAEKLEIALRDPDDPAKMRLGLISNIPGFERPPLPADDGADLPRLGAAIDSGHLTMDEVNELFNPDGARSDEEVRRTALIGDGRNDENLIVAQFHLSILRLHNAIADTLRDEGKTDADEIFAEARQNVTLIYQWLVVNVFLKTICDPAVVDQVVADRAPLYSAFHDAHKDSLPEGVLPMPLEFSVAAYRYGHSMVRGDYDWNRNFGRAADGSGDGRATFREMFQFTGGGGMRGLPTLPSNWPAEWDRMIGTSPMPNRVARKIDTRIALPMNSLENNDPNEMMSRLAERNMRRGYVFNVPTGQAMVKCLYDKGISVPELSAEQIASGSEAMQAAVTGGGFETATPLWYYVLKEAEVEADGAHLGSLGSRLVAETLVGLLVTDPRSYLNQGSFNSWTPADAVQPNGEPIDTLEKMMRACGLHA; from the coding sequence GATGCCATGGCAGAGGCGTCGTTGGACCAGAAAGACGCGGCGGGCGAGTCCACGATGCCGCCGGTCTTCACCTACATGGGACAGTTCATCGACCATGATATCACGGCCAATACGGACCGTGAGGATGCGCCCGGCACGCCCGAGGGCGCGTTCAACATCGACCGCCCCGACATCGCGCCGCAATCGCGCGACGCGGCAGAAACCGTCAAGCTGAACCTGCGCAAGGGCCGGTTGGAGCTGGACAGCGTCTACGGTGACGGTCCGGGGCAAAGCCCGGCAGCGGAAAAGCTGGAGATCGCACTGCGCGATCCCGACGATCCGGCCAAGATGCGGTTGGGCTTGATCAGCAACATTCCTGGCTTCGAGCGTCCTCCGCTGCCCGCGGATGACGGTGCGGACCTGCCCCGTTTGGGCGCCGCCATCGACAGCGGCCATTTGACGATGGACGAGGTGAACGAGCTGTTCAATCCGGATGGCGCGCGCTCGGACGAGGAGGTGCGGCGGACCGCGCTGATCGGCGACGGGCGCAACGACGAGAACCTGATCGTGGCGCAGTTCCACCTGAGCATCCTGCGGCTTCACAACGCCATCGCCGACACCCTGCGGGACGAAGGCAAGACCGACGCCGACGAAATCTTTGCCGAAGCACGCCAGAACGTCACGCTGATCTACCAATGGCTTGTGGTGAACGTCTTCCTGAAGACGATCTGCGATCCTGCCGTGGTGGATCAGGTCGTGGCGGATCGCGCGCCGCTTTATTCGGCATTCCACGATGCCCACAAGGACAGCTTGCCGGAAGGCGTGCTGCCGATGCCGCTGGAATTCTCTGTCGCGGCCTACCGCTACGGGCACTCGATGGTGCGGGGCGACTACGACTGGAACCGCAACTTCGGCCGTGCCGCCGATGGCAGCGGTGACGGACGGGCGACGTTCCGCGAGATGTTCCAGTTCACCGGCGGCGGGGGGATGCGCGGTCTGCCCACCCTGCCCAGCAACTGGCCTGCGGAATGGGACAGGATGATCGGCACCTCTCCGATGCCCAACCGTGTTGCGCGCAAGATCGACACGCGGATCGCGTTGCCGATGAACAGTCTGGAGAACAACGACCCGAACGAGATGATGTCGCGTCTGGCCGAGCGTAACATGCGGCGGGGCTACGTGTTCAATGTTCCGACGGGGCAGGCGATGGTGAAGTGCCTGTACGACAAGGGTATTTCGGTGCCCGAACTGTCGGCAGAGCAGATTGCCTCTGGCAGTGAAGCGATGCAGGCCGCCGTAACCGGCGGCGGGTTCGAAACGGCGACGCCACTTTGGTACTACGTGCTGAAAGAGGCCGAAGTCGAAGCGGACGGCGCGCATCTGGGCAGCTTGGGCAGTCGGCTGGTGGCCGAAACGCTGGTCGGTCTGCTGGTGACGGACCCGCGCAGCTATCTGAACCAAGGCAGCTTCAACAGCTGGACCCCGGCCGATGCGGTTCAGCCGAACGGTGAACCCATCGACACGCTTGAAAAGATGATGCGCGCCTGCGGGCTGCACGCCTGA
- a CDS encoding C1 family peptidase, with amino-acid sequence MPHLPNPDTGFRADPTDLRDRVYEPSLRPLAQSSQTALIDRLVRVGGLPYELRHQGAAGTCAGHALANLIDMHRIGALADGAARPPPVSARMLYQMGVQQEQGTAARTARGVTSLRSVIKGFYHNGVCGDALWPDDPRDTDLTVERAVAATRTTLGAYYRVRSYLNDYHAALAEADSILVAASTHAGWRDPEEGVITLRAEPGENHAFVVIGYTDRGFLVLNSHGAEWGGVEVDGHRLKGVALWTYEDWSSHVLDAWVLRLGVPAPDAFTYSHSRRGIFFDDGPIKAGSAPRHQLLGHFAHLDDGDHVTVGSYASTRKSVGLTAGKIAAKPHRPVHVSLPGSLLGIDAAFHAEIDRRPALQAAGVYPYTLFWCNDMVESTSAVLEHLFQTAVKKVGALSENLNDEIEATTAGIGRAFWRDIARAADRAGQHRYMLAQKGIAADADGAAAEMFDQFAATGAPLHLTVDGAGVILLERYLLSLQGADWLHEILEKKKAFLESVASLTLIAPTIRADAFERAFRPLIDRLALRGPERVTLWVPTKGFERKLTVGHYSRSILDLVLYGFEGADKATEHFIGMSAKRFGAEALTQPGGLLEGVTVRSIKTPDHARQPPEARRRRYTQHHVVAHRELQASHLARLADWLTEDAQISKERTDGQDHA; translated from the coding sequence TTGCCGCATCTGCCGAACCCCGACACCGGCTTTCGTGCCGACCCGACCGACCTTCGGGACCGGGTGTACGAGCCGTCCTTGCGGCCCTTGGCGCAGAGCAGCCAGACCGCGCTGATCGACCGGCTCGTGCGGGTGGGCGGGCTGCCCTATGAGCTGCGCCATCAAGGCGCGGCGGGCACCTGCGCGGGACACGCGCTGGCGAACCTGATCGATATGCACCGGATCGGTGCCCTGGCCGACGGGGCCGCGCGTCCTCCGCCCGTGTCGGCGCGGATGCTGTATCAAATGGGTGTGCAGCAGGAGCAGGGCACGGCCGCGCGCACCGCAAGGGGCGTCACCTCTTTGCGATCGGTCATCAAGGGATTCTACCACAACGGCGTCTGCGGCGATGCCCTGTGGCCCGACGATCCGCGGGACACCGATCTGACGGTCGAGCGTGCGGTTGCCGCGACGCGCACCACGCTGGGGGCCTATTATCGCGTCCGGTCCTACCTGAACGACTATCATGCGGCATTGGCAGAGGCTGACAGTATCTTGGTCGCGGCCTCGACCCATGCCGGGTGGCGCGACCCCGAAGAGGGCGTGATCACGCTGCGGGCAGAGCCGGGCGAGAACCACGCGTTCGTCGTGATCGGTTACACGGATCGTGGGTTCCTGGTTCTGAACTCCCATGGCGCGGAGTGGGGCGGGGTGGAGGTCGACGGCCATCGTCTGAAGGGCGTGGCGCTTTGGACGTACGAGGACTGGTCGAGCCATGTGCTCGATGCGTGGGTGCTGCGGCTCGGGGTGCCAGCGCCCGACGCCTTCACCTACTCCCATTCGCGGCGCGGCATCTTTTTCGATGACGGGCCGATCAAGGCCGGATCGGCGCCGCGCCACCAGCTTTTGGGGCATTTCGCGCATCTCGATGACGGGGATCACGTGACGGTGGGCAGCTATGCCTCGACGCGCAAGTCCGTCGGCCTGACCGCCGGAAAGATCGCCGCAAAACCGCATCGGCCCGTCCATGTCTCTCTGCCCGGTTCGCTGTTGGGGATCGACGCGGCCTTTCATGCAGAGATCGACCGAAGGCCTGCGCTGCAGGCGGCGGGCGTCTATCCGTACACTCTGTTCTGGTGCAACGACATGGTCGAAAGCACGAGCGCCGTGCTGGAGCATCTGTTCCAGACTGCGGTGAAGAAGGTCGGCGCGTTGTCCGAGAATCTGAACGACGAGATCGAGGCCACGACGGCGGGGATCGGTCGGGCGTTCTGGCGCGATATCGCGCGCGCCGCCGACCGGGCAGGACAGCATCGCTATATGCTGGCGCAAAAGGGAATCGCCGCCGATGCCGACGGTGCGGCGGCAGAGATGTTCGACCAGTTCGCCGCAACGGGCGCGCCGCTGCACCTGACGGTGGATGGGGCAGGGGTCATTCTGCTGGAACGCTACCTGCTGTCGCTGCAAGGGGCGGACTGGCTGCACGAAATCCTTGAGAAGAAAAAAGCGTTCCTCGAATCAGTCGCGTCGCTGACCCTGATCGCGCCAACCATCCGGGCGGATGCCTTTGAGCGCGCGTTCCGCCCCCTGATCGACCGTTTGGCCCTGCGCGGGCCGGAGCGGGTGACCCTTTGGGTGCCGACCAAGGGGTTCGAGCGCAAGCTGACGGTGGGCCACTACTCGCGCTCGATCCTCGACCTTGTGCTTTACGGGTTCGAAGGCGCGGACAAGGCGACAGAGCATTTCATCGGCATGTCCGCCAAACGCTTTGGGGCCGAGGCGCTGACCCAGCCCGGCGGGCTGCTGGAAGGCGTGACGGTGCGCAGCATCAAGACGCCAGACCATGCCAGGCAGCCGCCAGAGGCACGCCGCCGACGCTACACGCAGCATCACGTCGTTGCGCACCGCGAGCTGCAGGCAAGTCACCTTGCGCGCCTGGCCGACTGGCTGACCGAAGACGCCCAAATTTCAAAGGAGAGGACGGATGGACAAGATCACGCTTGA